GGGCATCAGCTAGAAGCCGTAATACAACGTTATAAACGTTTTTCACATGAAAACTGACAAATCTTTCAGAAATTCTccattggatttaggtctggactttaactgagccattttaacacataaatTGATTTCATCTACCCCAGTGGTTTTTACTCTTCCTTCcattttaaatgcatctttGCACCAACAtacctgattcaaatgactgatttcctttcacttcaagtcaagtttatttgcatagcacattttagcaacaaggcatCATAGAAACATCCCAGTCACCCATTGTGAAACCagtgaaaaacattacattttgctgaGTGCCATCATTAAGTATGTTGGTCAATGCTCCAGTAATACATACATCAGTAGTGTTGCAGGTGagtgaattttgctcttacCTACTTTAAAGGTGTGATAAAGCAGGAAAAATCGAGGAAATCGTCTTTTAAGAAAGTCTTCATATTTGGCATTTGCCCACTGGATTCTGGAGGAAACATATCGTCCAATACCTCGTCTGACTTTAGAAGAAGTAAAATGTCTGCACAAAACTAACCTGTGGcgtaaaaaaacatataacgttacataaaatacataaaagtccTATCACAATGAGTTAGAAGTACAAGAACACTACATAATATGACACGGAACATGTATAAGTGACACCTTTTGTAAACATCTccgataaacatttttcaaataatgagCAGGTTATCGACTGTCTGCATTGAGATTTAAATGTACTTAACGTTTGATTATTTAGCAGGTGTGTAGCTAGCTTATCAAACCATGATAAAACAAGGTGAAAAAAGGCAAAGGTTCACCCTGGAAAGACAGACCTGGACTGGCAGGATACGTCTTGAAGATGAAGGCCATGTGTTATTCTGTTTGTGCTCAGACCACTTAGTCGGGTCAAAGACAACCGGCTGCACAGACTCGAGCAGGAAAGCGCCATGTTTGACAGGAAGAGCAGTTACCGTGACGACGCTAATATACGGGAAGGCTGAGAGTTGATCATTTACCGTAATACACAGAAAACGAAACGCACATTATTTTACGTTTTTGCTGAATATGGGGCTTTATTAACCCTATATGTTTAGTTGTTAGATCATATGTATGactactgaaaataaaaataataaattctttGCTTAGAATGTTCACCGGGACAGTGGCGGTTATAGACCAGGGTTGAATGGTGTGACCAGTGTTAGGCGCACAGAACTAAAGAATGAATCAGAAATGACATGGTAATATTTGATCGTTTATTATATGAGGTGAGCCAGATAGCCACTTGCAGCTTCAGTTTTCAGACTCCTGATTTAGCAGACGAAAATTGGGATTCTATTGAATTATGACTGAAGCTACAATatcttaatttttaattcattgttgaaataaaagtatgaaggttaaacaatttaattggCCCCATTAGTTATTGTTTCTGTGCCTGGCTTTCTAACGTTATGGCCAGACAGAGATAAAGGGGTGTGGCAATAGCAAATGAGATAATTGGTTGTTTAATAGCTGATGgagtcatccaggacatgtttcTGCTGAATATCGTCTCTGCTCCATAGAAaatgagctgttagcatgtcatgataGTCTTAAGAttgtcatacagcaacagtcttcagtcagaggacCCTCCAGATTCGTTGGAGGACTAATTGCTACCAACGATTCTttctgcccacagcatcaccatctaCAACGAATCTTTGAAGATTAGATTAcgtgagttacaacatttaaatttcCCAAATGCTCGCCCGTTTTAACGTCCCTTTGACGCTGAGACGTTTAAAACGTACCGTTGACGTTTAAACGGTCCAAAGTTCCGATTTCCGAGCTAAATGGAACGCGGCATTTTTTTTCGAAATATTGCAAACTAACCGGTCTTTAAACATAATTGGTTGTTTAAAGTTGTTCCGGCGTTTGTATatgtttcagaaattaaaaaaattgggAGTTAGTGAGTGAATTTTAACTTAAATTCACATTTGTTGCTCGCGCAGGCTGATAGTCACGTGAGTAACGAACACTATAAAGCCGGAGGAGGTCACTCTGCCCGTTAATCTTCGTTTGAGAGAAAGGCGAAGACTATCTTCTTCAGCGGTCTAAAGGTTCCTTTTGTGTGGTTAAGTTAcaaatttttacttatttttgcttaatattactttatataagCTACATAAATGCGATTTAACTtcgtttatttgtaaaataagaaTAATGAATAAGCTAGGTCAGTCACTGGCGAAGCTAGCTTAATGTTAGCAAATTTGGGTACGAgccaactttttctttttctttctatattttttgtcatgtgTTGCTAAATCTGCGTACGTATTAGAAATGAATTTGTGACTGGTTGAGCTAGAGTGAAAGGAATTAAGTGAAACTTTTGGTATACGTCGCCTTGTGTATCTCCGTAAAACGAAATGTTTTAGGAAATTgcgtctgtttttatttgaaatctaCGTTGGCTTTTTACACTTCATGCtaatagcattttattttctcacaggTTGGCCCGTCCAAAGTAAATTTGTCTTCCACATGGCCTTCATAAAATTCGGAACCAGTACTAGTCCATGCAAGGTGGCCTCTGAAGAGGGGGTAAAAGAGGTTGAAAATTATGGTAAAGCTTAAGATTTGTAACTATTTGTAACCTGCAAAATCTTCCAGTTTTCCATCTGAATCCATTTTCCATTCACTCCACTTTAGATAGCAGGGGAAACTGTGATCCAGACAAACTTCTACAGTGTCCTTTTGACAAAAACCACCAAATCCGCTCCTGCCGCTTCCCATATCACCTGATTAAGTGCAGGAAGGTGAGTTGGTAAAGGGCTGGGAAATATCTGCACTCATGGAAACGCTTTAGTAGTGTTTGGTGggtttaaaattgttttctaccagaaataaaatattattatattttagatttacCAGATTAATGGATTTGAATTGAATTCAGTGAATTTATACCCACTATACCAGACTACATTTGTCCCTCCTTGGTATATTGGCACCCTAGAGGATTATATCATAGAAGTTGCTCCTTAATACTATTTatggccttttttttaaaagaacattttaatttgattagttTGTCATGTCATAGACTATATTATTGGGCACTCTGTGAATACAATTGCAGGAAAAGTGCAAAACATTgctttttgtagttttggaGCTGACTTTCTTCTGTCATTCCTTCTTAGCATCAATGTATATAACATACAAATATCACACTGTTGGATTACATGGTGTTAATAATTTAACTTCCccttttgggataaataaagtacttttgaatttgattaaaaacctaACTAGCAACTGTTTCCCATACATTCAGATCCAGATCAGTCAATGATGGAGTTGAGCATGTACGTAGGTTTTAGCCTGCAGCAGAATATGgctgcaattttttaaaattactagTAGTTGGCTTAAATCCGCACTTGGAGTAATAATTTTAAGATGTAACGATGATAATGGAAGTACTGGTGATTTTCCTGAGGTTTGGAGTACTGATAAAAGGTGAACCAGAATAATTGTAAAGGTTACTTGCAGTGAACATGTGATCACCTGCTTGTATTACTAATTCAGCAAACTTAAAGATCCTCCCCACTTCTGGTGTCTTAAAGAAATTCCTTCTTGGATTGTAGAAGTGGGTAAGTTAAATGACTGTCCTGCTGCAATTGAttggtaaattaaataaatctctcGCCAAAGAATCACCCAAAACTGGCCAGTGAGCTGAAAACCTGTCCATTTAATGCTCGCCACCTGGTTCCCAAGCATGAGCTTGCTCGCCACACAGAGACCTGCGAGGACAGAATATCTGTGGACACTGAAGATGgtgagattattttattttctatccaCCTAATAGAGCTGTTGcggtttgtttccttttaaatggTGTAATGTACATGTGTCTTTACAGTTGGAAGCAGAAATGGACATGTTGGCTGGGATGTTCCAGTCAACACTTGGGTCAATCCAAACATGACTGAGGACTGGGATAAGGGTATGGTTAAAATGTAAAGGTTTAGAAGAGATCACATTAAATGTGTCTGGAGGAAATGTATTCAGATCAGTGTTTATCACACTTTTTCAGACTGAGGACTACTTACCCCATTTAATAACTCACGAACCACCTAACTTGAAATGACATCTTAATATAAAACCtagaattaaaatattactcaTCTCTCTTATTGTTGTCTTTGTCCATCCTAATGAGAAAGATGGTTCTGTTTTGGGGCTGCctagtggtgcagttggtaacAATGTTGCCTTGAAAGACGGTCTATCTGcaaggagtttgcatgttctccctgttcatgcgtgggttctcccctggtactccggcttcctcccacagtccaacaACGTGATTGTTGGGttaatttatttctctaaaTCCTTCTTAGGTGTGGgtgtgcatgattgtttgtccCGTTTGTCTTTGTTACCCTGCGATGAACTGGCAGTCTGTTCAGGGTGTATTTTGCCTGTTGACctctggagatgggcaccagtaCCTCTCATCACCCCATTTATGGTTAAGTGTGCATcataatggatggatgagtgctgttttaaatgtgaatggccacaacaaaaccatgaactatTGCTCAGGctattttgagttatttatggATTCTGAAAGGGTGGATTCTAAGCTTTCCAATAATGTCAGACATTAGTTGCAAATAACTTAACAGTTCTCGCTAAAAGACTCGTTCACATTATAAAGCAGTTCAAAAGAATCTAATCACTCGTGGATGTTATCAATACACTCAGCAGTTATAACTTGGCTTCCTCTGATCATTTAAGGAATCCTgcaattttctttccactggcATCTTCAGCTTTTCTCTTGAgtaaattattcttattttctaTGCAAATCTTTGGGAAGTTAATTGTATTCAACACATTTTAAGCTCAAAGTACCTTGCATACCACTATTGGGCGTCTGTGGTCTGcagaccacagtttgagaaagggTTGGTTAGATGAAACTTCTCCCATATTGTCATGTATTTTATAATTCTCTGGATAAATTATTACACTCATATATAATGGTAGCAAATTGTCTTGTTTTGCAGAAGCAGATAACGTTCAAACTCCATTTGTGTGGGGTGTAAGCTCCAAGTTGAACCAAATGTAAGTGGTGGTCTTGACCTCAAGATTTTCTGTGCATATATTCCTTCACAttgacttgttttttatttttcttattctttctaCAGACTGGCCACCAGACCCAGTAACAACCTTAGTCCAAACTTCAGAGCTCCCAGTACCCTGCCATGGCCCAATTACGAGCTCTAAGGTCTTCCGAAGCTGTTCCTATGGATGGGTGTTCTTTGcatgttttgatcagtttgaATGTGGATAAACTATTTGAAACTTCACATGGCTTGTAGTTGCATGAATCTCATTTAGTCACTAAGTGCAGAGgatattttacaacaaatataaCCTGTAGTTgagcaatcttttttttattattttttttgcaagttttattgtttttaaggtTGTGACATTGCtgtgttagattttttttagtaaagttTCCTTTGTTGAAGAATTGTGTGGTTTAGTTATCTTTAAATGTGCTAACTTTTTTTGTAAGCACTAAAAACGTTGCACTGCATGTAAACTCTTTTCATAGAAGTTCCCATAATCCAGACATAATCTTGTCTGGAACACAATAGTTAAGGATTGTTACTTGAATATGGTAATTTAAGCAGCAGTTTAACCCCATCCCCCAATTATGGGTTAAGATGTGGCTAGTTTGAGATGTAGGCTTTGAGGTTTACTTTAGGATTGCAGTATAGGCTCagtagttatttttttccctcactgaTAATTGAATAAATTTCTGAGCATTTGAAGTTCGTGCTAAAGTGTCTTTATTGATGCAAACATACATGTCATGTCTATTTAAAAGTTCAACATAATCTTGGTGTTAATACAATCTTTCCTGTAGGAAACACTTTTCTCCATTAAATCAAAGGTGATGCACTCAATTGTTGACTTCCTACAACTTCCAAAGTGAAGTTTGATTACTTTCTTGGTGTTAAATGGTTTTGGATGGAAGTGACTACAGTAAGCAGGATCTGACACTTGAGTCTGCTTCAGTTGCTTAAACTAAAAATTAAGGTAACAATAGGTAGAAaccagttttcatttttaatataaattctAGCCTTGCTTCAGCATATTGTTGGCGAAGGATGGTACTGTTGTAACATCTagggggaaaaataaatttaagacaaaTCACCCTGAAACAGCAAACTTTAGAAATGCCAGAGAGACTGAGACTTCTGTAgtttgaaaactgaatttttctttgtttttttttaaataagtttaaaagCATGACCTTTCCCAATATATAATGGGTACATTGTGTAGCTTTTCATGAGGAAAAATATTGGTttaaattggtcaaaaacaaagtttgtcaCACAAACTGAACTTCTGTTCAGTTCAGAGTAACATTTGAtttgaatgataaaaaaatgggtaaaataaacaggaatatGGAAGCTGATctacagaatttaaaaatattgcgggaatatcaaaatatttcacttcagAAAATCCAAATTTGGAAACCAAAAAActggccactagatggcgcctGTAGTGAATAAACATGTAGCTGTAAAGCCCTCAGTGAGGACAGCTGACTATGAATGACCTCAGGATGACAAGTGTGTGGGCTGCCAGCCAGCTCCTCCCAGTCATATTTAAGTGGCAttattgatttcattttatgGCTGTTTTAGTTGTACTTATAAATAGAAGTGTTGAGAACGCTGCTGCCTAAGAGATCAGTACACATAAGactcattttggtttttttagtGTTCAGAGTTTATTGTACTGTATTTCCTGTCTCAATCCTGATGCAAAGTGTTCTCTGACATCACTGAGGAGTAATGAAgcattgttgatttaaaaagccATCTCCCTTTGGTTGGAAATCTAAAGTCAAATCCATATTCATTCTCCAAACAATCTGAACTCTAAAAGCCTTTTATATCCTGCCCCAGATTAACAGCCTGCTAAAAGACAGATGTAACCAAAAATCCAAACTTAACACTTGCAGTCATAGGAGTGAGTTAAAGGGAGAAGTATGATGTAAAGTCAacttttttgactttattgtgtTATGATGTTGTCGCTTATTATACCAACAATGCTCCTCAAACCGTTGTAAACTGCATAATGGAGTAGCATTATGATAACGTGCTGAAGGGGGAacgtcagaaagagcaggagcttcttaaagagacagagaccaatttcaaggctttGAATTTCTCTCGTTATGTTTAACATATGCAGCAGCGTTtatataacaactgaaggtaacagttatttatgttataaaatggcactgtgttGGGAAAATACAttataccgcccctttaaatgctttacattataactcaaaattaaagtaaaaacatcagtcaccaatttgacaactcaatacaaaataaaatagagtGCCActatcaaaatcatcaataaatatcatatatgttgatcaatgttccagtgatTGTGTtgaaagcaactctaaacaagtgggatttttagccttgatttaaaggaactcagtgtttcagctgttttgcagttttcttgaagtttgttccagatgaTCCATCTTTTCTTTACTGTCACAACAAGGCGACAGTtgtaacaaatatggagaaaaaaacccatttttgTTAGCTCTAAgacatgtttctggactgtgggacGAAGcaggagtacctggagagaacatAGGTATGCATTAGGAGACTCCATGCAGAGAGTGATccgaacccagaaccttcttttTGCAAGGCAACAGCACTGCTAACGGCACCACTGTGCACAACAGACGCTGGCACACATTTGAATCAGGTCAGAGTGTGTGCTTACACATTCGGAATTGGGGTCATTTTTGACATGGTGATTTGACTGAGCCACCGGCCTCACTGGATCAAATGATGCGGTCCACCCTGTTCAAATCACATTGCTGGATCGACTTGGCTGTGAAACCTGCCTCTTGGCCTTTATAAGAGCCTTTCAGGCATGTTTTTGAAATGCATATCTCTCCAATGACCTATCTTTGTGAATTGACACTCGCTCAGTTCTTTTCATCTGAGAGTCCAGCGCAATGTGCGAGGAACAGTAATGTTCTTGGACACTTGCTGCCCTGTGAGTCTGCCCAAAGCTTGTGATCTTCTATTATTGTCTGCGTTCCTAACGAGGCACGTTCACGTTGCTCTCGCTTTACAGAGTTACAGCAGAGGCATGGTGCTGCTGGCCCTATCACGAGGGAGCTGCTGTCCGCGCTATCTTTATCAGTGTACCATCACACGGGGAGGCTGTGTAATCACGGTGATGCTTACTATCCAGTTTCTCTTGTTGCATAAGCTCTGCATGGTTGCAAGGTTATGAAAGCATCCAAGTTTTATATTACGTTACTGCACCTGACTGGATTTGGGAGACTTTAGCCTGGAAAAACCTTGAGATTAGTGCATGACAGAACATCGGTTTATGatacagtagctgcgtttccattacaaatgtgtgtgagactttgttgatattccgctaatgtaaaaaataaaaaaaataaataaaaaattgcaattGCGGTATTTCCATTCAATAAGAAATACGGTTAAAAgtcacgtgaataagtttgttcttGCAATAAATCATTCAAAACATCATcatcctaccacttcctgttgtctttttcGTCAGttgtaacatccagttgttcgTCACATCactcgtgtgatgcgaaaagtgtttccattgaaaTACACTTAGTTAGAGCCCAAAACCCACCTCACGAGTGCAAAAACGCATCTTTCCTTTTTCCAAAATTgtcgtgtttccattaagcaaactTAACTTTGCGAAATTTTAAGGTAATTGGAAATGCAGCTGTTGTCACTGTAGATCGGAATGGGTATCAGGACTGGTTTCAGACCTCTGGCCTAACTGGCTTCCCCCCTTTTGAAGTGAATTTCTCTAGTAGAATTTTAACTGGACCAATCAGTAAACAGAAGAAAGAGTTGtgtatgatgattttctgcacccttttaaaattttactctGCCTGCAgcttcacttcctccgctgccattgcaggaagtgaagctgcagcagaggaagtgagcTAAGCCATTCAGACCGTGGTGGtcatgcttccaaatattgaattaacattaacagccatcttgtttggctCAGTAATGGGGGATGTTTGTTGTGCATGTACTTTCCGGTCAGCTTTATAGAGTTGAATTGTCACATTACATATGTCACGGCCAAAAGTTTGcaatttggtcaaatttaaaCCTTAACAGGATTCACgtctccaggaagcaatcgttttTCAGTAGCCGAGGATCCGGACCGTCTGTGAAGCGAAGCATACAACAGAACAGCTGGACTGTAACTGTATTTCCACTGATCATAAAATTGagcaaataaatcacaaaaataaatatgcttaatGGAAATACACCAGAtcttaaaaaactgtttatttttttgtgtaggATGCAGtggtttttcaaaatttgtttttatttcgcAACACgataatagaaaacaaattttcacaCCACACGATCCCGCACTTTATTTAATGTGGGGTGCATAagatgacactgtcataaacgtTACAACTGTCATGAACATTGAGCCTTCATGAATGCTTATGACTGttatgaagtgtcatttggtaaatgaCTCTTTTACAGCAAAGCTCCATTAAAATCTTCATTAAAAGTCCACTTTGCAATAAAAGTGTCTTTATTTACTGACTAACACTAATGGTAAATAACACCCCTTCTAATAGAGTTATCAATAATGTGAGGGATATTTGTGTGAATACCTATTAAAGGATTCCTCAGTTAGGCATGAAAAAACAACACCCAGGTATGTTTTCAATgatggaataacattataaaaagctaaaaaaaaaaaaacccagctgaTTTTGCATAATGCCTCTCCCCCTCTTTAAGCTGTACTCCATgtcctctgttttattttccttctttgctCCAATCTGACTAGCTTGGCTCATTACTGCTAATCACTGATGATCCAATTCTTCCCGTTTAAAAGAGTCATCGTTTCCTTCAAGGACCTGCTACTGCAACCACTGAGAGGTGTGCATTTTGTGGTGCTACACGTTTTCTTATAAAATAATTGCGTAACGTAATGATGAAGCAGTCTGGGTTATTTGAGACAAGACATTGAGGTCCATTGCTTTCTAAAAGGAGACCAGTACATACTGTAACTGGGTGGGGGTGCATTGAGGTCGTCCTCAAGGAGCTAAAAGGAGTCTGTACTTGACCAGGTCGACAATCTGCTTTGTCAGCTGCAAAAACTCACATCTTCAAACCTCATGATATGTAGTGAAGATGACAATTTAATGTAAGATGtgatattttgcatttatttacattttagcaaTGAAGTTTCACAgttacaggtaaaaaaaacacacaacaaaatcTCTGTACACTGGGACATTATTTCTATGTCAAAACAGCTGCATGTTTAATACAgagtcaaaaacacaaagaaaaccagTGTGTCagactgtatttaaaaaaatacacagtatATTAGCTGCTCAATGCTGATTCATGATACATGAATGATACCACTGAATAGCTTTGTAAATTTAAGCTACAAAAAATATCACCAAAACATTGTGGTGGCATTAAATATAAAGTGTAATGGGGTTTTAAGAGacttctttttcaaatgttgagAATTATGAAGCCTGTCTGGATCAGAAGttggttttgtaaaataattttaatgtttaaacagAAGTTTAGTAACTTATTTCCAAGCTTCACACCTTCTGCTGGATAGAGAATGTATGCTCACATTGCAAACAATCACCGTTTGGTCTGAATGGACCTTTATAATTCCACCTTCAATCTAAAACCATGATACCCATATTGTACTGGATCCAGATCCTATGTATACAAGCACTAAGAAGTAGCACCAAACTGTAACACCTCTTTGTTTCTTGCCATTTCACCTGAAGAGTGTGAACAAGCTGAAgatgtcttttttcccccaaacatttaaaacaatagcGTGTCCATAAAGATCTTTTCCACAATCGGAGGTTGGGGAACAAGATCTGACAGTTTCAGGTAAAATATACGCTGGCGGCCTTGGGTGCTCAAAGTCCTGAGGTCAGGCAGCTTCCCAAGAAGTCGGGACAAATAATTGGGCGGCAAGGACTCGGAGCCACAGCTAGACATGTGGGTTTTAAGACAGCTGATGAGCTGGTTCTGAAAATCCTCCACACGTTTGGGCTCCTTTAGACCAAAACGATCTGCAATTAGAAACAGATAAACATGCTGAGATTCGTCTTTCACACTTTtacaaacacaacataacagCACAATTTCTAGTGACTTTTGAGAGTATCTAaaacccttgaactttttcacattttgtcatgctacaGCCACTAACTTCAGTATATTTAAATAGGAGTTTAGGtggatgtgtttgtgttctgatTCAGTACTATGGAGAACcacattttgttgcaattaCAACCTGTTAGGAATGTTCCTACAGGCTTTACACACTGAAAATcaggctcagtcagattggatgaagagTGTCTGTGTGTCAGTTTTAATGTCTTACTTCAGGTTCTCAATCAGATTTAGAGAACCTATATCCATAATCCACTGGGTCTTGGATTTAGGGCGATTTCACACCCAatagtccggtagacttggTTCGATTGAGgcaaaaatggcaacatttgtgACCTTTTCACCTGGTGtatttgctttcacactgcactgtcaaaggAACCAAACTGAAAAAACTAATCACTCCCTCACTTTTGGTAGCAAAgtaccaagaactactgaaggaaacaatgcaaaaacctctgaagaaaacactgaacacaactttcttcttcacaaaaatgtaaacaaaagggGAGTAGCaccagattttagcggttgttgGATTTCTCTTGTCTCTGGAAAAAGACCTTGAGCCACTTCTCCCTCTAGTTGCCAGACTCTCGTGTTTAGGTTGTCCTACAGTTTGTTTCCTGCGTTTGGAGCAGTTTCCGGTCTGCTTGGCGTGCACATATGCATCCGAACCTcgtcagagttcacttcaaccaaaccaagaccTAAGTTTGTTGGTGGACTAGAATTCACTTTTTGGTCCTCATTGGAGCTTGATTGTGCATTCCCCAAACGAACCAAGCCTTGATGGCATGAATGTCgctgtagctctggctgtatctTTAGGGCTATTGTCCTGTTTGGAGGTAAACCTTCACCTtttaagtcttttgcagcctctaacagttGTTTTTCCAGAGTTGTCATATATTAATCTTCATCTATTCATAATG
The genomic region above belongs to Xiphophorus maculatus strain JP 163 A chromosome 1, X_maculatus-5.0-male, whole genome shotgun sequence and contains:
- the LOC102230894 gene encoding gametocyte-specific factor 1-like isoform X1, whose amino-acid sequence is MLANLGWPVQSKFVFHMAFIKFGTSTSPCKVASEEGVKEVENYDSRGNCDPDKLLQCPFDKNHQIRSCRFPYHLIKCRKNHPKLASELKTCPFNARHLVPKHELARHTETCEDRISVDTEDVGSRNGHVGWDVPVNTWVNPNMTEDWDKEADNVQTPFVWGVSSKLNQILATRPSNNLSPNFRAPSTLPWPNYEL
- the LOC102230894 gene encoding gametocyte-specific factor 1-like isoform X3, whose protein sequence is MLANLGWPVQSKFVFHMAFIKFGTSTSPCKVASEEGVKEVENYDSRGNCDPDKLLQCPFDKNHQIRSCRFPYHLIKCRKNHPKLASELKTCPFNARHLVPKHELARHTETCEDRISVDTEDVGSRNGHVGWDVPVNTWVNPNMTEDWDKGMVKISR
- the LOC102230894 gene encoding gametocyte-specific factor 1-like isoform X2 codes for the protein MAFIKFGTSTSPCKVASEEGVKEVENYDSRGNCDPDKLLQCPFDKNHQIRSCRFPYHLIKCRKNHPKLASELKTCPFNARHLVPKHELARHTETCEDRISVDTEDVGSRNGHVGWDVPVNTWVNPNMTEDWDKEADNVQTPFVWGVSSKLNQILATRPSNNLSPNFRAPSTLPWPNYEL